The following proteins come from a genomic window of Pyxidicoccus sp. MSG2:
- a CDS encoding acetyl-CoA C-acetyltransferase — MSQEAFIFDAVRTPRGKGKKGALHGTKPISLLVGLVDALKKRNPGLDPKRIDDLVLGIVSPVGDQGADIARTLVLAAGLPETVGGVQLNRFCASGLTAVNMAAQQVRSGWEHLVIAGGVESMSRVPMGSDGGAWAMDPATNYDTYFVPQGISADLIATMEGFTREDVDRYAARSQELAAKAWAGGYFKKSVVPVVDQNGLTILDRDEHMRADTTVASLGKLNPSFEGMGEMGGFNAVALQKYHSVERIHHVHTPGNSSGIVDGAALVLVGSEQVGKSLGLTPRARIAAVATSGAEPTIMLTGPLPATKKLLDIAGLTPKDIDLFELNEAFASVVLKYQKDLGIPDEKLNVNGGAIAMGHPLGATGAMILGTVVDELERRKARRAVVTLCVGGGMGVATLVERV; from the coding sequence GTGAGCCAAGAAGCTTTCATCTTCGACGCCGTTCGCACCCCTCGCGGCAAGGGCAAGAAGGGCGCGCTGCATGGGACCAAGCCCATCTCGCTGCTCGTCGGGCTGGTGGATGCGCTCAAGAAGCGCAACCCGGGCCTGGACCCGAAGCGCATCGACGACCTGGTGCTCGGCATCGTCTCCCCCGTGGGTGACCAGGGCGCGGACATCGCCCGGACGCTGGTGCTCGCGGCGGGCCTTCCCGAGACGGTCGGTGGCGTGCAGCTCAACCGCTTCTGCGCCTCCGGCCTGACGGCGGTGAACATGGCCGCGCAGCAGGTGCGCTCGGGCTGGGAGCACCTGGTCATCGCGGGCGGCGTGGAGAGCATGTCGCGCGTGCCCATGGGCTCGGACGGCGGCGCGTGGGCCATGGACCCCGCCACCAACTACGACACGTACTTCGTGCCGCAGGGCATCTCCGCGGACCTCATCGCGACGATGGAGGGCTTCACCCGCGAGGACGTGGACCGCTACGCCGCGCGCTCGCAGGAGCTGGCCGCGAAGGCCTGGGCCGGCGGGTACTTCAAGAAGTCCGTCGTCCCCGTGGTGGACCAGAACGGCCTCACCATCCTGGACCGCGACGAGCACATGCGCGCGGACACCACGGTGGCCTCGCTCGGCAAGCTCAACCCGTCCTTCGAGGGCATGGGTGAGATGGGCGGCTTCAACGCGGTGGCGCTGCAGAAGTACCACTCCGTGGAGCGCATCCATCACGTGCACACGCCGGGCAACTCGTCCGGCATCGTCGACGGCGCGGCGCTGGTGCTGGTGGGCTCGGAGCAGGTGGGCAAGTCGCTCGGCCTGACGCCGCGGGCGCGTATCGCCGCCGTCGCCACGTCTGGCGCGGAGCCGACCATCATGCTCACCGGTCCGCTGCCGGCCACGAAGAAGCTGCTCGATATCGCCGGCCTCACGCCGAAGGACATCGACCTCTTCGAGCTCAACGAGGCCTTCGCCTCCGTGGTCCTCAAGTACCAGAAGGACCTCGGCATCCCGGACGAGAAGCTCAACGTCAACGGCGGCGCCATCGCCATGGGCCATCCGCTGGGCGCCACGGGCGCGATGATTCTGGGCACGGTGGTGGACGAGCTGGAGCGCCGCAAGGCGCGCCGCGCGGTCGTCACCCTCTGCGTCGGCGGCGGCATGGGCGTGGCCACCCTCGTCGAGCGCGTCTGA
- a CDS encoding aldehyde dehydrogenase family protein produces MARSPSPLAAEPSPLLDAKSLVEKQRAYFETRVTLPLEWRREQLQALERAARKYEAEILAALKADLSKSAEEAYLTEVGSIYGELKGALKNVKAWMKPRKGSAPLVIQPARAYQYVEPLGVTLIIAPWNYPYQLAIAPLIGALAAGCTAVVKPSELSPATSSVLARMLGEAFPPEVVSVVEGGVAESQALLAERWDLIFFTGGTSVGRIVAEAAARHLTPTVLELGGKSPCIVDKSADLEVTARRIAWGKYVNAGQTCIAPDYVLIPSELKGRFAELVQKAVTDFYGADARTSSDYGRIVSTRHFERISALAGHGRVAFGGERDAASRYFAPTVITDAPLSSPLMQEEIFGPLLPLVDCPSVDEAIRFVRSRPKPLALYSFARDAAVNERVLAQTSSGGAVTNDVCVHFAAEGLPFGGVGESGLGGYHGQSSFDAFSHKKSVVKRPFALDMKLRYPPYAGKLGLFKRFL; encoded by the coding sequence ATGGCTCGGAGTCCCAGTCCCCTCGCCGCCGAGCCGTCGCCTCTGCTCGACGCGAAGTCCCTCGTTGAGAAGCAGCGCGCGTACTTCGAGACGCGCGTCACGCTCCCGCTGGAGTGGCGGCGGGAGCAGTTGCAGGCGCTGGAGCGGGCGGCGCGCAAGTACGAGGCGGAAATCCTCGCCGCCCTCAAGGCGGACCTCTCCAAGAGCGCGGAGGAGGCCTACCTGACGGAGGTGGGCAGCATCTACGGGGAGCTGAAGGGCGCCCTCAAGAACGTGAAGGCGTGGATGAAGCCGCGGAAGGGCTCGGCGCCGCTCGTCATCCAGCCGGCGCGGGCATACCAGTACGTGGAGCCGCTCGGCGTGACGCTCATCATCGCGCCGTGGAACTACCCCTACCAGTTGGCGATTGCGCCGCTCATCGGGGCGCTCGCCGCGGGCTGCACCGCCGTGGTGAAGCCCAGCGAGCTGTCGCCCGCGACTTCGAGCGTGCTCGCGCGGATGCTGGGCGAGGCCTTTCCACCGGAGGTCGTCTCCGTCGTGGAAGGAGGGGTGGCCGAGAGCCAGGCGCTCCTCGCGGAGCGCTGGGACCTCATCTTCTTCACCGGTGGAACCAGCGTGGGCCGCATCGTGGCCGAGGCCGCGGCCCGGCACCTCACGCCCACCGTGCTGGAGCTGGGTGGAAAGAGTCCCTGCATCGTCGACAAGAGCGCGGACCTCGAAGTCACGGCGCGGCGCATCGCCTGGGGCAAGTACGTCAACGCCGGACAGACGTGCATCGCGCCGGACTACGTGCTCATTCCCTCCGAGCTCAAGGGCCGCTTCGCCGAGCTGGTCCAGAAGGCCGTCACGGACTTCTACGGCGCGGATGCGCGCACGAGCAGCGACTACGGCCGCATCGTCAGCACCCGCCACTTCGAGCGCATCTCCGCGCTCGCGGGCCATGGCAGGGTCGCCTTCGGCGGCGAGCGCGACGCGGCCAGCCGCTACTTCGCGCCCACCGTCATCACCGATGCGCCGCTGTCGAGCCCGCTGATGCAGGAGGAGATCTTCGGCCCCCTGCTGCCCCTCGTCGACTGTCCGAGCGTCGATGAGGCCATCCGCTTCGTGCGCTCGCGCCCGAAGCCGCTCGCCCTCTACAGCTTCGCGCGCGACGCCGCGGTGAACGAGCGCGTCCTCGCGCAGACTTCGAGCGGCGGCGCCGTCACCAACGACGTGTGCGTGCACTTCGCCGCCGAGGGGCTTCCCTTTGGCGGCGTGGGTGAGTCGGGGCTCGGCGGCTACCACGGCCAGTCGAGCTTCGACGCCTTCAGCCACAAGAAGAGCGTGGTGAAGCGGCCCTTCGCGCTCGACATGAAGCTGCGCTACCCGCCGTACGCCGGGAAGCTCGGCCTCTTCAAGCGCTTCCTGTAA
- a CDS encoding 3-hydroxyacyl-CoA dehydrogenase NAD-binding domain-containing protein, whose protein sequence is MSEQSTIRWERDADGIVILTLDDPSQSANTMNAAYVKSMRAVVDRLVQEKNNITGVVITSAKKTFFAGGDLNDLRSVKKENAQQVFELGQEIKAQLRTLETLGKPVVAAINGAALGGGLEIALACHRRIVADVKGAQIGLPEVTLGLLPGGGGVVRTVRMLGIVDALMKVLLQGQRLRPQEAKEVGLVHEVVESVDALLPAAKAWVKANPSAQQPWDVKGYKIPGGTPSNPGLAANLPAFPANLRKQLKGANMPAPRAIMAVAVESTQVDVDTAFAIESRYFTELATGQVAKNMIQAFFFDMQHINSGGGRPKGFPQHTAKKVGVLGAGMMGAGIAYVCAKAGIDVVLKDVSLESAEKGKQYSVKLVQKGIEKGKVTKEKGDALLARIVPTADAKALAGCDLVIEAVFEGVELKHKVFAEIQDVVAPDAVLASNTSTLPITLLAEGVKRPADFVGMHFFSPVDKMPLLELIAGKKTSDATLAKAIDIAVQIGKTPIVVNDSRGFFTSRVIGTFLNEAIAMVGEGISPSSIEQAGQQAGYPAAPLQLMDELTLTLPRKIRLETKAAVEASGQKWAEHGSYAVVDALIDQHQRKGRSTGGGFYDYVDGKRTNLWPGLAQHFTKPGYTIPFEDMKERMLFAEAIDTVRCFDEGVLRSVADANIGSILGIGFPAWTGGVVQYINGYEGPTGTGPRGFVIRARQLAERYGKHFLPPASLVEKAEKGEFLK, encoded by the coding sequence ATGAGTGAGCAAAGCACCATCCGCTGGGAACGAGACGCCGACGGCATCGTCATCTTGACGTTGGATGACCCGAGCCAGTCCGCGAACACCATGAATGCCGCCTACGTGAAGTCCATGCGTGCGGTGGTGGACCGTCTGGTCCAGGAGAAGAACAACATCACCGGCGTGGTCATCACCTCCGCGAAGAAGACCTTCTTCGCCGGTGGCGACCTGAACGACTTGCGCAGCGTGAAGAAGGAGAACGCGCAGCAGGTCTTCGAGCTGGGGCAGGAAATCAAGGCGCAGCTGCGGACGCTGGAGACGCTGGGCAAGCCCGTCGTCGCGGCCATCAACGGCGCGGCGCTCGGAGGTGGGCTCGAAATCGCGCTCGCGTGTCACCGACGCATCGTCGCGGACGTGAAGGGCGCGCAGATTGGCCTGCCGGAGGTGACGCTCGGCCTGCTGCCCGGCGGCGGCGGCGTGGTGCGCACGGTGCGGATGCTCGGCATCGTGGATGCGCTGATGAAGGTCCTGCTCCAGGGCCAGCGCCTCCGTCCGCAGGAGGCGAAGGAAGTCGGCCTCGTGCACGAGGTGGTGGAGTCGGTGGACGCGCTCCTGCCCGCGGCGAAGGCGTGGGTGAAGGCGAACCCGAGCGCGCAGCAGCCGTGGGACGTGAAGGGCTACAAGATTCCGGGCGGCACCCCGTCCAACCCGGGCCTCGCGGCGAACCTGCCCGCCTTTCCCGCCAACCTGCGCAAGCAGCTCAAGGGCGCGAACATGCCGGCGCCGCGCGCCATCATGGCCGTGGCCGTCGAGAGCACGCAGGTGGACGTCGACACCGCGTTCGCCATCGAGTCGCGCTACTTCACCGAGCTGGCCACCGGCCAGGTCGCGAAGAACATGATTCAGGCGTTCTTCTTCGACATGCAGCATATCAACTCGGGTGGCGGCCGTCCCAAGGGCTTCCCGCAGCACACGGCGAAGAAGGTGGGCGTGCTCGGCGCGGGCATGATGGGCGCTGGCATCGCCTACGTCTGCGCCAAGGCCGGCATCGACGTGGTGCTCAAGGACGTGAGCCTCGAGTCGGCCGAGAAGGGCAAGCAGTACTCGGTGAAGCTGGTGCAGAAGGGCATCGAGAAGGGCAAGGTCACGAAGGAGAAGGGGGACGCGCTCCTCGCGCGCATCGTCCCCACCGCGGATGCGAAGGCGCTCGCGGGCTGCGACCTGGTCATCGAGGCCGTGTTCGAGGGCGTGGAGCTGAAGCACAAGGTGTTCGCGGAGATTCAGGACGTCGTCGCTCCGGACGCGGTGCTGGCTTCCAACACCTCCACGCTGCCCATCACTCTTCTTGCCGAGGGCGTGAAGCGGCCGGCGGACTTCGTCGGCATGCACTTCTTCTCTCCGGTCGACAAGATGCCGCTGCTGGAGCTCATCGCCGGCAAGAAGACGAGCGATGCCACGCTGGCGAAGGCCATCGACATCGCGGTGCAGATTGGGAAGACGCCCATCGTCGTCAACGACAGCCGGGGCTTCTTCACCAGCCGCGTCATCGGCACCTTCCTCAACGAGGCCATCGCCATGGTGGGCGAGGGCATCTCTCCCTCGTCCATCGAGCAGGCGGGTCAGCAGGCGGGCTACCCCGCGGCGCCGCTCCAGTTGATGGACGAACTCACGCTGACGCTGCCGCGCAAGATTCGCCTGGAGACGAAGGCCGCCGTCGAGGCCTCGGGCCAGAAGTGGGCGGAGCACGGCAGCTACGCCGTCGTGGACGCGCTCATCGACCAGCACCAGCGCAAGGGCCGCTCCACCGGGGGCGGTTTCTACGACTACGTGGATGGCAAGCGCACCAATCTGTGGCCGGGGCTCGCCCAGCACTTCACGAAGCCGGGCTACACCATTCCCTTCGAGGACATGAAGGAGCGGATGCTGTTCGCCGAGGCCATCGACACGGTGCGGTGCTTCGACGAGGGTGTGCTCCGCTCCGTGGCGGATGCGAACATCGGTTCCATCCTCGGCATCGGCTTCCCGGCGTGGACGGGCGGCGTGGTGCAGTACATCAACGGGTATGAAGGGCCGACCGGCACGGGGCCTCGCGGCTTCGTCATCCGCGCGCGCCAGCTCGCGGAGCGCTACGGGAAGCACTTCCTGCCGCCCGCGTCGCTCGTCGAGAAGGCCGAAAAAGGCGAGTTCTTGAAGTAG